The following nucleotide sequence is from Pseudobutyrivibrio ruminis HUN009.
TGGGCTGATTGGTTCAGGCAATACAGCCGACACTTCTACCATTACATTCCAAAAAAATGGACAAGTCGTATTTGAAGAAGTGATTGATTTTGACACAGATACATATTCAAAATCAGAGCTTAAAAGTTACACAAATGATTTGATTGACAGCTTCAATGAAACCTATGGCGAGGAAGCAATCAAGCTAAACAAGCTTTCTGTTAAAGGGGACGAAGCCTACATCAAAACTACATATAAGGATGCTGATTGCTACACAGCTTTCACATCTTATGAAACTTTTGATGCTTCTTACGAAGATGCAGTTTCCGCTGGCTACGATTTTGGTGAGCTTTTTTCAACTGTAGCTGATAATGTAGTAGGGGAAGCGCAGGTGGTTGATACTGAAAGCTTATTTGCAGGAATGCAGGTAGCAATCATCAAAGAAAACGTTACTGTTGTTGTGCCTGGCACAATTACATATATATCAAATGCCAATGTTGATTTGGTAGAAGCTGACACAGTTACAATTTCCCAAGCTGATGGGAATGAGGATGCTTCAGATTTAGTATATGTTATATATACTTTGGAATAATATTAGAAGGGAACATAATCATGGAAAAAACAATGGACAAAATTATTGCTCTTGCCAAGGCAAGAGGCTTTGTATATGCAGGTTCCGAAATCTACGGTGGTCTTGCTAATACATGGGATTACGGCAATCTTGGCGTTGAGCTCAAGAATAACGTAAAAAAAGCTTGGTGGCAGAAATTCGTTCAGGAAAATCCATACAACGTAGGTGTTGATTGTGCGATTCTTATGAATCCACAGACATGGATTGCTTCTGGTCACCTTGGTTCATTCTCAGATCCACTTATGGATTGTAAGGAATGTCACGAAAGATTTAGAGCAGACAAAATCATCGAGGATTTTGCAGCTGAAAAGGGCATCGAGCTTAAGTCATCAGTTGATGGCTGGAGCAAAGAGGAGATGAAGGAATTCATCGACAGCAACAACGTTCCATGTCCTACATGTGGTAAGCACAACTTCACAGATATTCGTGAGTTCAACCTTATGTTCAAGACATTCCAGGGTGTTACTGAGGATGCAAAGAACACAGTTTACCTTCGTCCTGAGACAGCACAGGGTATTTTCGTAAACTTCAAGAATGTTCAGCGTACATCTCGAAAGAAGGTTCCATTTGGTATCGGCCAGATTGGTAAGTCATTCCGTAACGAGATTACACCTGGTAACTTCACATTCCGTACTCGTGAGTTCGAGCAGATGGAGCTTGAGTTCTTCTGCAAGCCTGGTACACAGGATGAGTGGTTCCAGTACTGGAGAAGCTTCTGTCGTGATTGGCTTACAAGCCTCGGCATAAAGGAAGATGAGATGAGACTTCGTGACCACGATCCAGAGGAGCTTTCATTCTACTCAACAGGTACTACAGATATCGAGTTCTTATTCCCATTTGGTTGGGGTGAGCTTTGGGGTATCGCTAGCCGTA
It contains:
- a CDS encoding glycine--tRNA ligase, yielding MEKTMDKIIALAKARGFVYAGSEIYGGLANTWDYGNLGVELKNNVKKAWWQKFVQENPYNVGVDCAILMNPQTWIASGHLGSFSDPLMDCKECHERFRADKIIEDFAAEKGIELKSSVDGWSKEEMKEFIDSNNVPCPTCGKHNFTDIREFNLMFKTFQGVTEDAKNTVYLRPETAQGIFVNFKNVQRTSRKKVPFGIGQIGKSFRNEITPGNFTFRTREFEQMELEFFCKPGTQDEWFQYWRSFCRDWLTSLGIKEDEMRLRDHDPEELSFYSTGTTDIEFLFPFGWGELWGIASRTDYDLTQHQNVSGQDLTYFDDETNVKYLPYVIEPSLGADRVVLAFLCAAYDEEEVGKDGKSDVRTVLHFHPALAPVKIGVLPLSKKLNEGAEKVFTELSKKYNCEFDDRGTIGKRYRRMDEIGTPFCITYDFDSEEDHMVTIRHRDSMEQERIAIADLDAYFADKFTF